From the genome of Pungitius pungitius chromosome 21, fPunPun2.1, whole genome shotgun sequence, one region includes:
- the llgl2 gene encoding LLGL scribble cell polarity complex component 2 isoform X2, translated as MKRFRRHGQESQRERLKQELFQFNKTVEHGFPHQPSALGYSPSLQLLAIGTRSGAIKLYGAPGVEFMGLHDENAAVTQVHFLPQQVELVTLLDDNSLHMWTLKAHKGLSELLEIGRFTLTGPPGALPSVTRVTAVLAHSSGELLLLGTEGGHVFIVEVPGFRELEERNISLDQVASSVPDDYACRRNLEHVEALQENPVNPSQVVIGYGRGLMVVWDLKKQRAIQHIPGTQQLESVWWTEDGGYLLSSHNDGSYCRWMVGSKDMDEEDVKSNIPYGHFPCKAISKIVQLPTEEEPPFLLFSGGMPRASYGDRHCITVIHGKTHVALDFTSRIIDFFAIRSGPEHTGDPSALVVLVEEELVVIDLQTEGWPVIQTPYLVPLHSSAITCSHHVSAIPLKLWERILAAGNVQSTHFSKKPWPITGGQNLAPDAPQRDLLLTGHEDGTVRFWDASGVCLYPLYKLSTAGVFHTDADPNDNMNQGTEGEWPPFRKVGCFDPYSDDPRLGVQKIHLCKYSGYLTAAGTAGQILVLELNDEAAEQKVEAKVVDLLQGQEGFRWKGHTQLDVREEPVLFPPGFQPFALVQCQPPAVVTALTLHSEWKLVAFGTSHGFGLYDYQQKNNVLVKCTLNPSDQLAMEGPLSRVKSIKKSLRQSFRRIRRSRVSLRKHHVNNAAKLHEANARLEAELAEMELAPVQRKIEARSSDDSFTGLVRTIYFADTFLSDSSHNTPSLWAGTNGGCVFAYMLRLPAAERRADEPVTAQPAKEIQLMHRAPVVGILVLDGHGAPLPEPLEVAHDLARSPDMQGSHHLVVISEEQFKVFGLPKVSAKMKLKLTAMDGSRVRRVGVAWFGSSRSEDYGESGLVVLTNQGDVHVVSLPTVKMQVHYPCVRREDVSGIASCVFTKHGQGFYLISPSEFERFSLSARCLVEPRCLVEVPHHTDPSTQRRPLLDGASSAQRITKQESEDAEVLQEIQKSLEGDHTSFLENNVKNAVA; from the exons GTCGAACTGGTGACCCTGCTGGATGACAACAGTCTGCACATGTGGACTTTAAAAGCTCACAAGGGACTCTCTGAACTTCTGGAGATAGGACGCTTCACTCTCACTGGACCACCTGG AGCCCTTCCCAGTGTGACCAGAGTGACGGCGGTGCTGGCTCACTCCTCAGGTGAGCTGCTACTTCTGGGGACAGAAGGAGGACACGTCTTCATAGTGGAAGTCCCCGGGttcagagagctggaggagaggaacatcAGTCTGGACCAAGTGGCCAGCAG TGTGCCGGACGACTACGCTTGCCGCAGGAATCTGGAACACGTGGAGGCCCTGCAGGAGAATCCGGTCAACCCCAGCCAGGTCGTTATTGGCTATGGGCGAGGTCTCATGGTCGTATGGGATCTGAAGAAACAGCGTGCCATTCAGCACATCCCCGGCACACAG CAACTGGAGAGCGTGTGGTGGACAGAGGACGGAGGCTACCTTCTCAGTTCGCACAATGATGGTAGTTACTGTCGATGGATGGTGGGCAGCAAGGATATGGACGAGGAAGATGTGAAATCCAACATTCCTTATG GACATTTCCCCTGCAAGGCAATTTCTAAAATAGTTCAGTTACCTACAGAAGAAGA GCCTCCATTCCTGCTGTTCAGCGGTGGTATGCCCAGGGCCAGCTATGGGGACAGACACTGCATCACAGTGATCCACGGAAAAACACATGTGGCTCTGGACTTTACCTCCAGGATCATCGACTTCTTTGCCATCAGAAGCGGACCAGAGCACACAG GAGACCCCAGTGCGCTGGTGGTCCTGGTAGAGGAGGAGCTGGTAGTGATCGACCTGCAGACGGAGGGCTGGCCAGTCATTCAGACGCCGTACCTGGTTCCCCTCCACAGCTCTGCCATCACATGCTCCCACCATGTCTCCGCCATCCCCCTCAAGCTGTGGGAGCGTATCCTCGCTGCGGGAAACGTGCAGAGCACGCACTTCTCCAAAAAG CCATGGCCAATAACAGGAGGACAGAACCTGGCCCCAGACGCTCCTCAGAGAGACCTGCTGCTCACTGG gCATGAGGATGGGACGGTGCGATTCTGGGACGCATCCGGAGTCTGTCTGTATCCTTTATATAAGCTGAGTACAGCTGGAGTGTTCCACACAGACGCCGACCCCAATGACAACATGAACCAAGGCACCGAAGGAGAGTGGCCCCCCTTCagaaag GTGGGCTGTTTTGACCCCTACAGTGACGACCCACGGCTCGGTGTGCAGAAGATCCACCTTTGCAAATACAGTGGTTACCTGACAGCAGCTGGCACAGCTGGACAG ATTCTGGTGCTGGAGCTGAATGACGAGGCGGCAGAGCAGAAGGTGGAGGCTAAAGTTGTGGATTTGCTGCAGGGCCAAGAGGGCTTCCGCTGGAAG GGCCACACTCAGCTGGACGTGCGAGAGGAGCCGGTGCTGTTTCCCCCAGGCTTTCAGCCTTTCGCTCTGGTCCAGTGCCAGCCTCCCGCTGTGGTCACCGCCCTAACCCTGCACTCGGAGTGGAAGCTGGTAGCCTTTGGCACCAGCCACGGCTTCGGCCTTTATGACTACCAGCAGAAGAACAACGTCCTCGTCAA GTGCACCCTGAACCCCAGTGACCAGCTAGCCATGGAGGGTCCTCTGTCCAGAGTGAAGAGCATCAAGAAGTCCCTGCGACAGTCCTTCAGGAGAATACGACGCAGCCGGGTCTCGCTAAGGAAACATCATGTCAACAATGCCGCCAAG CTCCACGAAGCCAATGCTCGCCTGGAGGCAGAGCTGGCAGAGATGGAGCTGGCTCCGGTCCAGAGGAAGATCGAGGCGCGGTCCTCGGACGACTCGTTCACCGGCCTCGTGCGGACTATCTACTTCGCAGACACCTTCCTCTCAGACA GTTCACATAACACGCCGTCGCTATGGGCAGGGACCAATGGCGGCTGCGTGTTTGCATACATGCTCCGCCTTCCAGCGGCAGAGCGCAGAGCGGACGAACCAGTCACCGCACAGCCAG CGAAGGAGATTCAGCTCATGCACCGGGCACCTGTTGTTGGCATCTTGGTGCTGGACGGCCATGGGGCTCCTCTCCCCGAGCCCCTTGAGGTGGCCCATGACCTGGCCCGCTCGCCCGACATGCAGGGCTCACACCATCTTGTGGTCATATCTGAGGAGCAGTTTAAG GTTTTCGGCCTGCCGAAGGTGAGCGCGAAGATGAAGCTGAAGCTGACGGCCATGGATGGCTCCCGGGTGCGGCGGGTGGGCGTGGCCTGGTTTGGCAGCAGCCGGTCGGAGGACTACGGCGAGAGCGGCCTGGTGGTCCTGACCAACCAGGGCGACGTCCACGTGGTGTCGCTGCCGACGGTCAAGATGCAGGTCCACTACCCCTGTGTCCGGCGAGAGGACGTCAGCGGCATCGCCTCCTGCGTCTTTACCAAGCACGGCCAGG GCTTCTACCTGATCTCTCCCTCTGAGTTTGAGCGCTTCTCTCTGTCCGCCCGGTGCCTGGTGGAGCCCCGCTGTCTGGTGGAGGTTCCTCATCACACAGACCCGTCCACCCAACGAAGGCCACTGCTCGATGGAGCTTCATCTGCTCAAAG AATTACCAAACAGGAGAGCGAGGATGCAG AAGTACTCCAGGAGATCCAGAAGTCACTAGAAGGAGATCACAC GTCGTTCCTGGAGAATAATGTGAAGAATGCCGTGGCTTGA
- the llgl2 gene encoding LLGL scribble cell polarity complex component 2 isoform X1, translating to MKRFRRHGQESQRERLKQELFQFNKTVEHGFPHQPSALGYSPSLQLLAIGTRSGAIKLYGAPGVEFMGLHDENAAVTQVHFLPQQVELVTLLDDNSLHMWTLKAHKGLSELLEIGRFTLTGPPGALPSVTRVTAVLAHSSGELLLLGTEGGHVFIVEVPGFRELEERNISLDQVASSVPDDYACRRNLEHVEALQENPVNPSQVVIGYGRGLMVVWDLKKQRAIQHIPGTQQLESVWWTEDGGYLLSSHNDGSYCRWMVGSKDMDEEDVKSNIPYGHFPCKAISKIVQLPTEEEPPFLLFSGGMPRASYGDRHCITVIHGKTHVALDFTSRIIDFFAIRSGPEHTGDPSALVVLVEEELVVIDLQTEGWPVIQTPYLVPLHSSAITCSHHVSAIPLKLWERILAAGNVQSTHFSKKPWPITGGQNLAPDAPQRDLLLTGHEDGTVRFWDASGVCLYPLYKLSTAGVFHTDADPNDNMNQGTEGEWPPFRKVGCFDPYSDDPRLGVQKIHLCKYSGYLTAAGTAGQILVLELNDEAAEQKVEAKVVDLLQGQEGFRWKGHTQLDVREEPVLFPPGFQPFALVQCQPPAVVTALTLHSEWKLVAFGTSHGFGLYDYQQKNNVLVKCTLNPSDQLAMEGPLSRVKSIKKSLRQSFRRIRRSRVSLRKHHVNNAAKLHEANARLEAELAEMELAPVQRKIEARSSDDSFTGLVRTIYFADTFLSDSSHNTPSLWAGTNGGCVFAYMLRLPAAERRADEPVTAQPAKEIQLMHRAPVVGILVLDGHGAPLPEPLEVAHDLARSPDMQGSHHLVVISEEQFKVFGLPKVSAKMKLKLTAMDGSRVRRVGVAWFGSSRSEDYGESGLVVLTNQGDVHVVSLPTVKMQVHYPCVRREDVSGIASCVFTKHGQGFYLISPSEFERFSLSARCLVEPRCLVEVPHHTDPSTQRRPLLDGASSAQRITKQESEDAESAARRVMEHALLNDEKVLQEIQKSLEGDHTSFLENNVKNAVA from the exons GTCGAACTGGTGACCCTGCTGGATGACAACAGTCTGCACATGTGGACTTTAAAAGCTCACAAGGGACTCTCTGAACTTCTGGAGATAGGACGCTTCACTCTCACTGGACCACCTGG AGCCCTTCCCAGTGTGACCAGAGTGACGGCGGTGCTGGCTCACTCCTCAGGTGAGCTGCTACTTCTGGGGACAGAAGGAGGACACGTCTTCATAGTGGAAGTCCCCGGGttcagagagctggaggagaggaacatcAGTCTGGACCAAGTGGCCAGCAG TGTGCCGGACGACTACGCTTGCCGCAGGAATCTGGAACACGTGGAGGCCCTGCAGGAGAATCCGGTCAACCCCAGCCAGGTCGTTATTGGCTATGGGCGAGGTCTCATGGTCGTATGGGATCTGAAGAAACAGCGTGCCATTCAGCACATCCCCGGCACACAG CAACTGGAGAGCGTGTGGTGGACAGAGGACGGAGGCTACCTTCTCAGTTCGCACAATGATGGTAGTTACTGTCGATGGATGGTGGGCAGCAAGGATATGGACGAGGAAGATGTGAAATCCAACATTCCTTATG GACATTTCCCCTGCAAGGCAATTTCTAAAATAGTTCAGTTACCTACAGAAGAAGA GCCTCCATTCCTGCTGTTCAGCGGTGGTATGCCCAGGGCCAGCTATGGGGACAGACACTGCATCACAGTGATCCACGGAAAAACACATGTGGCTCTGGACTTTACCTCCAGGATCATCGACTTCTTTGCCATCAGAAGCGGACCAGAGCACACAG GAGACCCCAGTGCGCTGGTGGTCCTGGTAGAGGAGGAGCTGGTAGTGATCGACCTGCAGACGGAGGGCTGGCCAGTCATTCAGACGCCGTACCTGGTTCCCCTCCACAGCTCTGCCATCACATGCTCCCACCATGTCTCCGCCATCCCCCTCAAGCTGTGGGAGCGTATCCTCGCTGCGGGAAACGTGCAGAGCACGCACTTCTCCAAAAAG CCATGGCCAATAACAGGAGGACAGAACCTGGCCCCAGACGCTCCTCAGAGAGACCTGCTGCTCACTGG gCATGAGGATGGGACGGTGCGATTCTGGGACGCATCCGGAGTCTGTCTGTATCCTTTATATAAGCTGAGTACAGCTGGAGTGTTCCACACAGACGCCGACCCCAATGACAACATGAACCAAGGCACCGAAGGAGAGTGGCCCCCCTTCagaaag GTGGGCTGTTTTGACCCCTACAGTGACGACCCACGGCTCGGTGTGCAGAAGATCCACCTTTGCAAATACAGTGGTTACCTGACAGCAGCTGGCACAGCTGGACAG ATTCTGGTGCTGGAGCTGAATGACGAGGCGGCAGAGCAGAAGGTGGAGGCTAAAGTTGTGGATTTGCTGCAGGGCCAAGAGGGCTTCCGCTGGAAG GGCCACACTCAGCTGGACGTGCGAGAGGAGCCGGTGCTGTTTCCCCCAGGCTTTCAGCCTTTCGCTCTGGTCCAGTGCCAGCCTCCCGCTGTGGTCACCGCCCTAACCCTGCACTCGGAGTGGAAGCTGGTAGCCTTTGGCACCAGCCACGGCTTCGGCCTTTATGACTACCAGCAGAAGAACAACGTCCTCGTCAA GTGCACCCTGAACCCCAGTGACCAGCTAGCCATGGAGGGTCCTCTGTCCAGAGTGAAGAGCATCAAGAAGTCCCTGCGACAGTCCTTCAGGAGAATACGACGCAGCCGGGTCTCGCTAAGGAAACATCATGTCAACAATGCCGCCAAG CTCCACGAAGCCAATGCTCGCCTGGAGGCAGAGCTGGCAGAGATGGAGCTGGCTCCGGTCCAGAGGAAGATCGAGGCGCGGTCCTCGGACGACTCGTTCACCGGCCTCGTGCGGACTATCTACTTCGCAGACACCTTCCTCTCAGACA GTTCACATAACACGCCGTCGCTATGGGCAGGGACCAATGGCGGCTGCGTGTTTGCATACATGCTCCGCCTTCCAGCGGCAGAGCGCAGAGCGGACGAACCAGTCACCGCACAGCCAG CGAAGGAGATTCAGCTCATGCACCGGGCACCTGTTGTTGGCATCTTGGTGCTGGACGGCCATGGGGCTCCTCTCCCCGAGCCCCTTGAGGTGGCCCATGACCTGGCCCGCTCGCCCGACATGCAGGGCTCACACCATCTTGTGGTCATATCTGAGGAGCAGTTTAAG GTTTTCGGCCTGCCGAAGGTGAGCGCGAAGATGAAGCTGAAGCTGACGGCCATGGATGGCTCCCGGGTGCGGCGGGTGGGCGTGGCCTGGTTTGGCAGCAGCCGGTCGGAGGACTACGGCGAGAGCGGCCTGGTGGTCCTGACCAACCAGGGCGACGTCCACGTGGTGTCGCTGCCGACGGTCAAGATGCAGGTCCACTACCCCTGTGTCCGGCGAGAGGACGTCAGCGGCATCGCCTCCTGCGTCTTTACCAAGCACGGCCAGG GCTTCTACCTGATCTCTCCCTCTGAGTTTGAGCGCTTCTCTCTGTCCGCCCGGTGCCTGGTGGAGCCCCGCTGTCTGGTGGAGGTTCCTCATCACACAGACCCGTCCACCCAACGAAGGCCACTGCTCGATGGAGCTTCATCTGCTCAAAG AATTACCAAACAGGAGAGCGAGGATGCAG AAAGTGCAGCTAGACGTGTTATGGAGCATGCTTTGCTGAATGACGAGA AAGTACTCCAGGAGATCCAGAAGTCACTAGAAGGAGATCACAC GTCGTTCCTGGAGAATAATGTGAAGAATGCCGTGGCTTGA
- the LOC134107903 gene encoding caldesmon, producing the protein MSPVKSQGKTNAPKQKAKKGFQQTNVTQNDPQSPSKVTNGRQKRSPSSPTLDKRKVDAVKRNIRNKVDQSKEKEAKEVGSKLGNGKTRNDRTQHQHDKQSKTTKLKPPQKAALTKRGRVTKKLPTQPGNKRSDNVTEEEESASDTGSSAEVTVEETSNDEKEEERGSNEEPSESHGSGESSEGDAEASDAEPMANEESDKELSEEAKSRREADTSGEEEEMEEKDVEVSEVVGSDVSGDEVITQEDTLEKPTGGKAWRRRGKTSRSSEPRQGSKQKMFKKTKAEKQEEKAEKKKAKAEKQRLEKEAKQKAKEEKKNRKKTQKEDQHSSATEEVNPAKDIKEKDDHVEADPEVEDEETEPTLTKAFKGQNRIMLLKAKGKGLKANPEVEEPLVAGAGRPQSLRLGKVTSLQQKENKVLEKPDEETETESEATTGGPGKPKERLIGRKKSVSTLRRVSGWIQKNMPHGFNMRMKLSAWTKAIGVSHWLSFRTIKQKQAPRKPEKKGNIFKHRMVMRVASKTSLASKKNRGPSADKMGEENVSLKRKAGEEGEDVVTAGEKEVEAKYAVVLPRMNKLGKAKMVEVPHAAPGPSTGPTGEPTTLQPKPPKPGARLVLPVKPDLSLLKSINKSLPGGLTAAADLAERSPGSSSKLEGSSAIGDGKRKAALKNQDGVSVLHAARGKLKTSQINLTKMALPGATVSGGGTRANGANPEGEATTGTPRSNTQLFPKGEASAATSGVRSLYEEEADREVAQLMGEGGIYTIPQPEVHWACNSRMTGDPQDWLRAENLLPHQTVEKLTKWTVYDDGGQASTVPAHNGRGPWESEDPTQEMLESRLVSTQLKTFLIWEI; encoded by the exons ATGTCACCGGTCAAGTCACAAGGTAAAACAAATGCCCCAAAGCAGAAGGCCAAAAAAGGTTTTCAACAGACAAATGTGACACAGAACGACCCTCAGTCTCCCTCCAAAGTGACTAATGGGAGACAAAAAAGAAGCCCGAGTTCACCAACGCTGGACAAAAGAAAGGTGGATGCAGTTAAGAGAAATATTCGGAATAAAGTGGATCAgagtaaagaaaaagaagcaaaagaagTGGGGAGCAAACTAGGAAACGGGAAAACTCGTAATGATAGAACACAACATCAACATGACAAACAGAGTAAGACCACCAAACTCAAGCCTCCACAAAAAGCAGCCCTGACTAAGCGTGGGAGGGTCACCAAGAAGCTCCCCACCCAGCCGGGAAACAAGAGAAGTGACAATgtgacagaggaggaagaatcAGCAAGCGACACGGGAAGCTCAGCAGAGGTGACTGTCGAGGAAACCAGCAACGacgagaaagaggaggagcggGGAAGTAATGAAGAGCCCTCTGAGTCACATGGGAGTGGGGAGAGCAGTGAGGGAGACGCTGAGGCCTCAGATGCAGAACCGATGGCAAACGAGGAATCGGACAAAGAGCTTTCAGAGGAAGCTAAATCAAGGAGGGAAGCCGACACGTCCGGcgaagaggaagagatggaggagaaggacgtTGAAGTATCTGAGGTGGTCGGCAGTGATGTGAGTGGAGACGAGGTGATCACTCAGGAGGACACACTTGAAAAGCCAACAGGTGGTAAAGCCTGGAGACGACGCGGGAAGACTTCACGTTCCTCGGAGCCTAGACAAGGATCGAAACagaagatgtttaaaaaaacaaaggctgaaaagcaggaagagaaggcagagaaaaagaaagccaaGGCAGAGAAGCAGAGGTTAGAAAAGGAAGCCAAACAAAAAgccaaggaagaaaaaaagaacaggaaaaaaacacaaaaagaggacCAACACAGTTCTGCGACAGAGGAGGTTAATCCAGCAAAAGACATCAAAGAGAAAGATGATCACGTAGAAGCTGATCCAGAGGTCGAAGACGAGGAGACTGAACCAACATTGACCAAAGCCTTCAAAGGCCAGAACCGGATTATGCTTCTCAAAGCCAAAGGTAAAGGCCTCAAAGCAAATccggaggtggaggagccgctggtcgCTGGAGCTGGTCGGCCACAGAGTTTGCGCTTGGGGAAGGTGACGTCTCTccagcagaaagaaaataagGTGTTAGAAAAGCCTGacgaagagacagagacagagagcgaggcCACTACTGGGGGACCCGGCAAACCCAAGGAACGTTTGataggaaggaaaaaaagtgtaTCCACTCTTCGCCGAGTTTCTGGTTGGATTCAAAAAAACATGCCCCATGGATTTAACATGAGAATGAAGCTTTCTGCTTGGACTAAAGCCATAGGAGTATCCCACTGGCTATCCTTTCGGACTATAAAGCAGAAGCAAGCCCCGAggaaaccagaaaaaaagggTAATATCTTCAAACATAGGATGGTTATGAGAGTGGCCAGTAAAACTAGCCTGGCCAGTAAGAAAAACAGGGGCCCCTCGGCAGACAAAATGGGTGAAGAGAATGTCAGCCTCAAAAGAAAGGCgggagaagaaggggaagaCGTGGTCACAGCCGGAGAGAAAGAGGTAGAGGCCAAATACGCCGTGGTACTTCCCAGGATGAACAAACTGGGCAAGGCAAAGATGGTCGAGGTTCCCCATGCGGCTCCTGGACCTTCTACAGGACCAACAGGAGAACCCACCACATTGCAGCCAAAACCCCCTAAACCCGGTGCCAGGCTTGTGCTCCCTGTAAAACCAGATCTCAGCCTCCTGAAGTCCATCAATAAATCCTTGCCAGGGGGGCTAACAGCAGCTGCAGACCTGGCAGAGAGGAGCCCTGGGTCCAGTAGTAAACTGGAGGGATCGTCCGCCATTGGGGATGGAAAGAGGAAAGCTGCCCTCAAAAATCAAGATGGAGTCAGTGTGCTACACGCTGCAAGAGGGAAACTGAAAACTTCCCAGATCAACCTGACAAAGATGGCCTTGCCAGGGGCAACAGTAAGTGGCGGGGGGACTCGAGCCAATGGAGCAAACCCAGAGGGAGAGGCTACAACCGGGACACCCAGGTCCAACACTCAGCTCTTCCCAAAGGGGGAGGCAAGTGCTGCGACGTCAGGTGTCCGGTCCTTGTATGAAGAAGAGGCGGACAGAGAAGTGGCCCAGCtgatgggtgagggggggatTTATACGATCCCCCAACCAGAGGTGCACTGGGCTTGTAACTCACGGATGACTGGAGACCCTCAg GACTGGCTGCGTGCAGAGAACCTGTTGCCCCACCAGACCGTGGAGAAGTTAACCAAGTGGACAGTATATGACGATGGGGGCCAGGCCAGCACCGTCCCTGCCCACAATGGCAGGGGCCCCTGGGAATCAGAGGACCCTACGCAGGAGATGCTGGAGAGTCGACTGGTCAGCACACAG CTCAAAACTTTCTTAATTTGGGAGATTTAA